One genomic segment of Lysobacter sp. 5GHs7-4 includes these proteins:
- a CDS encoding HAMP domain-containing sensor histidine kinase, whose translation MPQGLPRKIKLAFIAQALIGSIVITLGIGLAGLLVRNLVLEQRMQREADAFWAGHARDPAHPLPRTSTTDGYFIPTGAGNDALPEAARGTSRQGLNELPHDERVMLVDRREAGTFYLLYSSELIDEAIAFTGLASLLLSLLTMYLISWMTYRNTKRLVTPVNRLAAAVAHWDPRDPRAVAHSLDSLPQDMGSEVRQLSTALRGLAQRVGEFVQRERDFTRDASHELRTPLTVIRVATDLMLADPETPQRAQRSLARVQRAGRDMEAVIDAFLILAREAEIAPQSEEFPVREIVDHEVERVRPMLNGKDVELNVSDDGAPRLLAPPHVLSVMVGNLLSNAVRFTDAGRIDVHLTRDGIEIRDTGIGMSAETLNRAFDPFYRADFSGVEGKGMGLSIVRRLGERFGWPVQLSSVPGQGTLAVIRFSH comes from the coding sequence ATGCCGCAGGGGTTGCCGCGCAAGATCAAGCTTGCCTTCATCGCGCAGGCGTTGATCGGCAGCATCGTCATCACGCTGGGCATCGGCCTGGCGGGCCTGCTGGTGCGCAACCTGGTGCTGGAGCAGCGTATGCAGCGCGAGGCCGACGCGTTCTGGGCCGGCCACGCGCGCGATCCCGCCCATCCGCTGCCGCGCACCTCGACCACGGACGGCTATTTCATCCCCACCGGCGCCGGCAACGACGCGTTGCCGGAGGCCGCGCGCGGGACCAGCCGGCAGGGCCTCAACGAGCTGCCGCACGACGAACGCGTGATGCTGGTGGACCGGCGCGAGGCGGGCACCTTCTACCTGCTGTACTCCTCGGAACTGATCGACGAGGCCATCGCGTTCACCGGGTTGGCCTCGCTGCTGCTGTCCCTGCTCACCATGTACCTGATCTCGTGGATGACCTACCGCAACACCAAGCGGCTGGTCACGCCGGTCAACCGCCTGGCGGCGGCGGTCGCGCACTGGGATCCGCGCGATCCGCGCGCGGTCGCCCACTCGCTGGACAGCCTGCCGCAGGACATGGGCAGCGAGGTGCGGCAACTGTCCACCGCACTGCGCGGCCTGGCCCAGCGCGTGGGCGAGTTCGTCCAGCGCGAGCGCGATTTCACCCGCGACGCCAGCCATGAGCTGCGCACGCCGCTGACCGTGATCCGGGTGGCCACCGACCTGATGCTGGCCGACCCGGAAACCCCGCAGCGCGCGCAACGCTCGCTGGCGCGCGTGCAGCGCGCCGGACGCGACATGGAGGCGGTGATCGACGCCTTCCTGATCCTGGCCCGCGAGGCCGAGATCGCGCCGCAGAGCGAGGAGTTCCCGGTGCGCGAGATCGTCGATCACGAGGTCGAGCGCGTGCGCCCGATGCTCAACGGCAAGGACGTCGAGCTCAACGTGAGCGACGACGGCGCGCCGCGCCTGCTGGCGCCGCCGCACGTGCTCAGCGTGATGGTCGGCAACCTGCTCAGCAACGCCGTGCGCTTCACCGACGCGGGCCGCATCGACGTGCACCTCACGCGCGACGGCATCGAGATCCGCGACACCGGCATCGGCATGTCGGCCGAAACCCTCAACCGCGCCTTCGACCCGTTCTACCGCGCCGACTTCTCCGGTGTGGAGGGCAAGGGCATGGGCTTGTCGATCGTGCGCCGGCTGGGCGAGCGCTTCGGCTGGCCGGTCCAGCTCAGCAGCGTGCCGGGGCAGGGGACGTTGGCGGTGATCCGCTTCAGTCACTGA
- a CDS encoding efflux RND transporter periplasmic adaptor subunit, whose amino-acid sequence MSAARKPQSPVRKSSPWIRRAVVAAVLLALAGGGYVYYNRSSAQAEASAYRTAKAERGDIRVAISATGALAAISTVDVGSQISGQVTDVLVDFNDRVTKGQVIAKIDPSTYQAQIAQGSAQVTSARASLATAQATLRNAELDFQRKSALVERQLVARSDADLARAARDQARAQVSAAEAQIHQQIASTQTSRLNLERTVIRAPVDGVVLTRTVEPGQTVAASLQSPVLFQIAEDLSKMEIVLAIDEADIGQVKAGQGVSFTVDSFPDRQFRGKVQQVRLSATNTSNVITYPVVVSVDNADQILLPGMTANAEIEVSRRDDVLRVGNAALRYKPAEDDPAAQGAAGPGGPGGPGGAGPGARGGMAADLPRVAQQLKLTAQQQAVFDAALEAMKQRSAARQAAPAANGGGSTLFGGRGPGGGGGGMIIRAGGGGGGGGAAAGAMRQRMQERFNQQFAEFRGSLTPEQQTLWDSEVAALLNARRAPLYKLVKGKPEMVVVRVGASDGNWTEVSGNIQAGDEVIVGSGRSAK is encoded by the coding sequence ATGAGCGCAGCCCGTAAGCCGCAGTCGCCCGTCCGCAAGTCTTCGCCCTGGATCCGCCGCGCCGTCGTGGCGGCGGTGCTGCTGGCCCTGGCCGGCGGCGGTTACGTCTACTACAACCGCAGCAGCGCGCAGGCCGAGGCCTCGGCCTATCGCACCGCCAAGGCCGAGCGCGGCGACATCCGCGTGGCGATCTCCGCCACCGGCGCGCTGGCCGCGATCTCCACGGTCGACGTCGGCAGCCAGATTTCCGGCCAGGTCACCGACGTGCTGGTGGACTTCAACGACCGCGTCACCAAGGGCCAGGTGATCGCCAAGATCGATCCCAGCACCTACCAGGCGCAAATCGCCCAGGGCTCGGCCCAGGTCACCAGCGCGCGCGCCAGCCTGGCCACCGCGCAGGCCACCTTGCGCAATGCCGAACTCGACTTCCAGCGCAAATCGGCACTGGTCGAACGCCAGTTGGTCGCGCGCAGCGACGCCGACCTCGCGCGCGCCGCGCGCGATCAGGCGCGCGCCCAAGTTTCCGCGGCCGAAGCGCAGATCCACCAGCAGATCGCCTCCACCCAGACCTCGCGGCTGAACCTGGAGCGCACCGTGATCCGCGCGCCCGTCGACGGCGTGGTCCTGACCCGCACGGTCGAGCCGGGCCAGACCGTGGCCGCCAGTCTGCAGTCGCCGGTGCTGTTCCAGATCGCCGAGGATCTGTCGAAGATGGAAATCGTGCTGGCCATCGACGAGGCCGACATCGGCCAGGTCAAGGCCGGGCAGGGCGTGAGCTTCACGGTCGATTCCTTCCCCGACCGCCAGTTCCGCGGCAAGGTCCAGCAGGTGCGCCTGTCGGCCACCAACACCAGCAACGTGATCACCTATCCGGTGGTGGTGTCGGTGGACAACGCCGATCAGATCCTGCTGCCGGGCATGACCGCCAATGCCGAGATCGAGGTCAGCCGCCGCGACGACGTGCTGCGCGTGGGCAACGCCGCGCTGCGCTACAAGCCAGCCGAGGACGATCCGGCCGCGCAGGGCGCCGCCGGTCCGGGCGGTCCCGGTGGCCCGGGCGGCGCCGGTCCCGGCGCGCGCGGCGGCATGGCCGCCGACCTGCCGCGCGTGGCGCAGCAGCTCAAGTTGACGGCGCAGCAGCAGGCGGTGTTCGACGCCGCGCTGGAAGCGATGAAGCAGCGCTCGGCCGCGCGCCAGGCGGCGCCGGCCGCGAACGGCGGCGGCAGCACGCTGTTCGGCGGTCGCGGCCCCGGCGGCGGTGGCGGCGGCATGATCATCCGCGCGGGCGGCGGCGGCGGTGGCGGCGGCGCGGCTGCCGGCGCGATGCGCCAGCGCATGCAGGAGCGCTTCAACCAGCAGTTCGCCGAGTTCCGCGGCAGCCTCACGCCGGAACAGCAGACGCTGTGGGACAGCGAGGTCGCGGCCCTGCTCAATGCGCGCCGCGCGCCCTTGTACAAGCTGGTCAAGGGCAAGCCCGAAATGGTGGTGGTGCGCGTGGGCGCCAGCGACGGCAACTGGACCGAGGTCTCGGGCAACATCCAGGCCGGCGACGAAGTGATCGTCGGCAGCGGACGCAGCGCCAAATGA
- a CDS encoding ABC transporter ATP-binding protein has product MSQASATAGAAVIETRALGKVYSPGTEAEVIALHAVDLRIARGEFVAIMGPSGSGKSTLMNLIGCLDTPSSGQYLCDGVDVATLDAEERAVLRLEKIGFVFQGFNLLPRMSALENVAMPMGYANVPREERLQRAREALDSVGLAERAGHRPSELSGGQQQRVAIARALINRPPILLADEPTGALDTKTGEEILALFKRLQAEDHTVVLITHDPDVAAHCDRVFAMRDGELHEQGAAA; this is encoded by the coding sequence ATGAGTCAGGCGTCCGCCACCGCCGGCGCCGCGGTGATCGAAACGCGCGCGCTGGGCAAGGTCTATTCGCCGGGCACCGAGGCCGAGGTGATCGCGCTGCATGCGGTCGACCTGCGCATCGCGCGCGGCGAATTCGTCGCGATCATGGGGCCGTCGGGCTCGGGCAAGTCGACGCTGATGAACCTGATCGGCTGCCTGGACACGCCCAGCAGCGGCCAGTACCTGTGCGACGGCGTCGACGTGGCCACGCTGGACGCGGAGGAGCGCGCGGTGCTGCGGCTGGAGAAGATCGGTTTCGTGTTCCAGGGCTTCAACCTGCTGCCGCGCATGAGCGCGCTGGAGAACGTGGCCATGCCGATGGGCTATGCCAACGTGCCGCGCGAGGAGCGCCTGCAGCGCGCGCGCGAAGCGCTGGATTCGGTGGGCCTGGCCGAGCGCGCGGGGCATCGTCCCAGCGAGCTGTCCGGCGGCCAGCAGCAGCGCGTGGCGATCGCACGCGCACTGATCAATCGCCCGCCTATCCTGCTTGCCGACGAACCCACCGGCGCGCTGGACACCAAGACCGGCGAGGAGATCCTGGCGTTGTTCAAGCGCCTGCAGGCCGAGGATCACACGGTGGTGCTGATCACCCACGATCCCGACGTGGCCGCGCATTGCGACCGCGTGTTCGCGATGCGCGACGGCGAGTTGCACGAGCAAGGGGCGGCGGCATGA
- a CDS encoding ABC transporter permease, with translation MNFLEVLRTAVFALRGNWLRSALTSLGVIIGIAAVIVMVSVGQGTQAEIDKLVSGLGSNRLDISSGAGRGTGGARQSASSFFTLNEGDIDAIRQEIPEVQYVAGSLRGGTQVVYAENNWSTQWQGVQPEFFDINGWTVASGNGFDSRDYSGGGKSVILGETVRRELFGDEDAIGQTLRLGRVPFTVVGTLKPKGQGGFGQDQDDILLVPLETGRRRLLGAMGLPPGAVMQIAVGVGRADDVSYAQGEIEALLRQRHKIQPGADDDFTVRNIAEIVATRTATTNLMSKLLGAVATICLIIGGIGIMNIMLVSVTERIREIGLRMAVGAGPSDIRRQFLAEAMVIAMIGGVIGIAIGVVGALLVGKLGSLPVALNAKVVGLAAAFSIATGLFFGYYPARKASLLDPIEALRQQ, from the coding sequence ATGAACTTCTTGGAGGTCCTGCGCACCGCCGTGTTCGCCCTGCGCGGCAACTGGCTGCGCAGCGCCCTGACCTCGCTGGGCGTGATCATCGGCATCGCCGCGGTGATCGTGATGGTGTCGGTGGGGCAGGGCACCCAGGCCGAGATCGACAAGCTGGTGTCGGGCCTGGGCTCGAACCGCCTGGACATCAGCTCCGGCGCCGGGCGCGGCACCGGCGGCGCGCGCCAGAGCGCGTCCAGCTTCTTCACCTTGAACGAGGGCGACATCGACGCGATCCGGCAGGAGATACCGGAGGTGCAGTACGTCGCCGGTTCGCTGCGCGGCGGCACTCAGGTGGTCTACGCCGAGAACAACTGGTCCACGCAGTGGCAGGGCGTGCAGCCGGAGTTCTTCGACATCAACGGCTGGACCGTCGCCTCCGGCAACGGCTTCGATTCGCGCGACTACAGCGGCGGCGGCAAGTCGGTGATCCTGGGCGAAACCGTGCGCCGCGAATTGTTCGGCGACGAGGACGCGATCGGCCAGACCCTGCGCCTGGGCCGGGTGCCGTTCACCGTGGTCGGCACGCTCAAGCCCAAGGGCCAGGGCGGCTTCGGCCAGGACCAGGACGATATCCTGCTGGTGCCGTTGGAAACCGGCCGCCGCCGCCTGCTGGGCGCGATGGGCCTGCCGCCGGGCGCGGTGATGCAGATCGCGGTCGGCGTAGGACGCGCCGACGACGTGAGCTATGCGCAGGGCGAGATCGAGGCGCTGCTGCGCCAGCGCCACAAGATCCAGCCCGGCGCAGACGACGATTTCACCGTGCGCAACATCGCCGAGATCGTGGCCACGCGCACCGCCACCACCAACCTGATGTCCAAGCTGCTGGGCGCGGTGGCGACGATCTGCCTGATCATCGGCGGCATCGGCATCATGAACATCATGCTGGTGTCGGTCACCGAGCGCATCCGCGAAATCGGCCTGCGCATGGCGGTGGGCGCCGGCCCCAGCGACATCCGCCGGCAGTTCCTGGCCGAGGCGATGGTGATCGCGATGATCGGCGGCGTGATCGGCATCGCCATCGGCGTGGTCGGCGCGCTGCTGGTCGGCAAGCTGGGCTCGCTGCCGGTGGCCCTGAATGCCAAGGTGGTCGGCCTGGCGGCGGCGTTCTCGATCGCCACCGGCCTGTTCTTCGGCTACTACCCGGC